Genomic DNA from Haloarcula marina:
GGTGCGAAACAGCGACCGCATCCCGTCGTCGTCCTCGAAGTCGAAGTGTTTGTACGCGCCAGCGGCCACCTGCACCATCCCGTGGAGGAACTTGCTCTCCGTGGACCCGCGGCCGTAGTTGTACCACTCGTCCTCGAAGCAGTCGTGCGATTCGTGGAAGTCGCCGTCGTTGTACAGGCGGACGCCGTGGACGACGGCCCGCCGGAGCGTGGCGTGCTCCCACTGGCCGTCGGTACGCCACCCGGCCGGA
This window encodes:
- a CDS encoding DUF309 domain-containing protein, with protein sequence MDDHTRDPSVGPPEGDRSPAGWRTDGQWEHATLRRAVVHGVRLYNDGDFHESHDCFEDEWYNYGRGSTESKFLHGMVQVAAGAYKHFDFEDDDGMRSLFRTSLQYFRGVPNDYYGVDLLDVRTTVTNALNDPSVLEGWQIRLDGGYPVADETDYAFAENLD